The Kaistella daneshvariae genomic sequence TGCAGATCTGTCAAATAGATGGCTTGACCTTCATTAAAAATACCTTCATGATCACCCAAACTTACGGTATAATTGCCTTTCTCAAAATGCTTGGTGCCCAGCGGCACGATATCAGATTTCACGAGTGGATATTTTCTTCCCTGTATTCCTAATTTCTTATCATCTAAAATGCTATAAAACGAATCAGACCCTACAACCATTAGAGGCGAATCGAAATCATACTCGAAATCGTTGGAGGCATTGTTAATATAGCCAATCAATATTGTATTTACATTTCTGGCTGGTGTAGTGAGCTTCAACCAAAATCGGTCTTTAGCCGTGTTTACTTGTTTGCTGAAAAAATGTGATTCGCCCGCGGTACTTCTCATCGTATTATCAAAAGTGATCGTTTTGCCATTCGCATCATCCTTTGCTTTAATTATAAAACCCTGTCCTACTTTTATAATATTGGTTGGTGCTACGCCTACCTCACCTGCGGGCTGCACCGAAAACACTCCGCCTGTGCCGTTATATATTGCGTACCCGTTCCCAGAATAATTAACATTTCCGCCAACTGATCCCGGGCGATTTGGATCGACATTGGTCCAAAAATAAGCCGTCTGGAATATTGCACTCTGGTTTTTAGCATACAGTTTATCGAAATCAATATTAGAAGGATAAGGATTACCTATCATATTAAAGCCTTTGCTTGGTAAAGCGGCACCTCTTTCTAAAGTAAATCGTATTTGATCACCATTATTAGGAACTCCCACAAAAGTTCCCTGAAATACAGTTGTTGAACTAAGTGAATACGCACTGGGAGCCATAATCGCGTATCCTTTTCCGGGAACGAACGGACTGCTCAGGGGCGTTACCGTTGCAAACTGATTGGTCCCTTGCATATACTGGTAAAACCGAGAAGAATTGGTGCCCGGTGAAAAAGCTCCCAACTGTTGACCAGAAACGGGACTGCTCCAATAGGTATAATTATTCTTTTTCATTGGGGAATCCCGAAAAACAGTGATACTGCCAACATTTACAGCAGATTCACTAATCTGAATTAAATTGGCATCACTTTCCACCACAAAATTGGCCGCAGCTGCTGAATTTTCAATCTTTCCGCCCACAACCATGGTGTAATTTTTCCCAATGGTGATCTTTTCATTCCCACTTGCAATGGTAAGACCCTCTTGTGCATGCGCCTGCTGGAAGAGGCATAAAAGAGTAAACGACAAAAATCCAAAGGGCTTTTTAGGAAGATCGTAGATATTTAAATTCATATTATTGAAGTAATAGATTAGGGAGCAAAGATACTATATTTTAATTATTTAATTAGAAAAATATAATTACCTTTGCGCTAACTTTCATAATAATCACAAAAAATTCAGTTAATGAAGAAATTAAAATTACTTTTTTTCAGTTTAGTAGGAGCCGGATTTATCAACGCTCAAGTTGGCATTGGTGCTGGTGCAGTAACTCCGCACGCCTCTTCCATACTTGATATTCAGTCGACTTCAAAAGGAGTCTTGGCGCCCCGGATGACCACTGCGCAGAGAACTGCAATTTCGCAGCCCGCGGAAAGTCTTTTAGTATATGATACCGATTTAAAAAGTTTTTACCACTTTTCAGCGGGAGCTTGGAAAGAATTGGGAGCTTCAACTTCAGCAGCAAGAACTAATTACAAATTGGTAAAATCTGCGGCAGATCTTGCTGATGAATCATCGGCAGGAGGTTCTACATCTTACCTACTTAAAGCAAACACCTATTACGAAATCAATGGAACGATTACATTAGCGAAACCCATCAATTTGAATAACGCATACGTTTCGGGACTTGATGCCAATGAAGATATACTTTCATTTACGGGCGGAACTGTATTCGCGGGAAATACAGGCGGAAGTATTAGAAACGTGACCTTAAAGGGCGCGCAGGCGTTTAATATTACTGGTCCTGGCCCTACAACAAGCTCATCGCTTTTGCTCCAGAACACGATTATAGATGGTATGACGTTAAACGTGGGAAGTATATCAGGTTTCGGTTTATACTATGGTGGCGTCGTTCAGTTCATGAATAATGCTGATGGGATAACCTATTCAAACATTGGTAACTGTTTATTAGATAATCAAGCCTGGTTGAGTTCTAACAGCGGAACCTTTGAAAAATTCACTGGAAATTTTGGTCTTATTGAAAAAGGGAGCGGATTTAGCACGGTAGATGGTAGTGATGTCGCTATAGATGTCAGTTCATCCGACCTTGCTGTAAGTACAGGAACTCTTGAGGGCACAGTGTTTTCGGGAACTACAACAGCAACCTCAGGTTATATAAAGGGTTATCCGCCTGCTAAAACCTATACCAACTTTAACTTTAGCAATGTTTGGACAGTTAACTCTCCAGGTATTCCCCGGGAGAGCGATGGTGCAGCTACCGGTAATTTATACTATACCAGCTCCAGTATAGTTACTATAAATTCCACCGTGCCATTTTCACTTCCCGTCACAACAAACGCAATTCGACTGTTCAGAATGAGCGCCACGAATTCAACTAATAGCCGAGTAACATACACTGGGCAAAAGAAAAGGGCATTAACCATTTCCGCTGCTTTATCATTTACTGCCACGGCAGGGAGTAGATACAATTTTTCAATTTATAAGGGCAAGGGAACTGGAACACCTGTAAAAGTAACAGGTAGTGATGTTGTAGCTGAGGTAACAGTAACCAATGCTAGACAGGCAGTATCTATATTGGGCACGGTCGATGTCGAAAAAGACGAATATATAGAGGTTTATGTTGCAAAAATAGGAAATGGTAATGAGGAATTCCTTATAACATCTTTTAATTTAGTTGTCAATTAATTTAAGCTAATGCAGCTTTAATTTGCAATTTAAAACCAAAAAAAGCTACGCTTTGGCTTTTTGCATATTTGAGATTAGGCGCTATTATTAAAAAAGCCGTTTCGCACTCTACGAAACGGCTTTTTTAGGCATTTTAGGCGGCAAAATTTAAAAGATTACCGCTTGAAAACGCAATGTCTTATTATGATAAATAGGTGTAGTAAATTTTGTTACAAAAGAAGAAGCCGTTTCGTACCATGCAAAACGGTTTTTTTAGGCATTTTATACGGCAAAATTTTAAAGATGGCCACATGACAAGGCAATGTCGCAATGGGTTAAATTATATACAGGTTTTCTAAAAAAGAAGAAGCCGTCTTGTACAATACAAAACGGCTTTTTTAGGCATTTTATACGGCAAAATTTATATGCCGTTGTGCAAAAATGGTGTTTTCTTTAGAGAGTAGTTGTGCTTTTGTGGTAGGCTCTGCCCTTGTACGTAATGATTCCAAAAGCAAAAATAAGAAGGACACCAAGATGTTCATCGATCGGAGCGTTAGGTGCCTGGTCACCCTCTACAACAGCGCCTCCAGATCCCGTATTATTATCTTTTTGATGTCCGTTGTGATTACCATTATTCCCGTTAGGGTTGCCATTCCCATATCCATACCCGTTCCCATTTCCATTGTGAACTTTATCATTTCCATAACCATTACCGTTGTTTGTAAATGTATTTACATCTGATCCAACGTAGGCATTTGCTTGTGCATTGGAGAAAAGTGAGCACGTCAAAAAAAGAATTACAATTATTTTCTTCACAATTTTATGTTTTTGCAAAGATACAAAATTCTCAATAATAGGCAAAAAAACCTGAGAATATTACACCTTTGTTAATTCATTTAACCATTTTTGACACAATAAGCGTGTTAGAAACGAATTATTCGATAATTTATTGAATAATTTTTTAGTTATTAAATTAGGAACATATTCCTTACTATATTAAGAATAAATAAATGTTTTATTTTTATGAAAAGGGTAAAAAGATGATAATTACGATATGTAAATAAATATCGCGACGGCAGATTTCGGCAAATGAGTGAAATATTCCCTAATCCGCCTGAACAGACAAATTGAGAAAAGTGACGAGAATGTCGGATTAATGTAGGATTATAGTCAAAGTACCTTGAATTTGAAATCTTGTTTTGAAGGGACTAAGGCGGTGCAGTCGGCCTGAACCTTCGTGAAGACCTGTAGAGTTGCAGCACTATTTTTACAAAAAGAAGTATAATACACGTTCCGGCAATGAGTCCGCTGAATAACTTGGGGAATAAAACGCAGGAATAAAAGAGATGTGAACAAGCACTTAAAGGAAATGAATACACGACATCTTTTTTAGATCGAACCCGTAATTATCTTTTTACTTCAATTTCATCTCGATTAGGAAGTCAAAAAAATTGGCAAAAAAGCGGCTAAAAAAAACCAAAGCAATTAGAATTTGCTTTGGTTATTTTTTGTGTGTCGGAGCCAGGAGACAATTTCCTGGAAATCTAAAAGATTCCAGCTTGGCAACAATATTATCTGGTACCCCCAAACAGACGGTGCCGCCCTGCCGAATCTTGAGTCTTATAAAAAATCAGTCCTACAGCGACGAGGATAAAGACCGGAATATAGTGATCCACGGGCAAAGGATCGCCCGGTTGACCTGGACCACTGTCTACCGCGTCTTCCGCAGCGCTGACTTCCATTTTCCTACTACCTTTCAAATTTTCAGGGTCATTATAATGGGTCTGGAACTTGTTATTGGTATTTTCACCCGTGAACGGGTTTGCGGCACCTTGAGCATACGCGCCGACCGAGAGCACAAGCAACCCTATTAATAATAAATTACGCATCATTTTATGTATTAAGAAATTATTTCAGTATTTTTTTTGTTTTTACAGCACCATCATCATATTTTACGATCAAGACATAGAAACCAGAGACAAAGGATTCGGCAGGGATTTCCAGGTTGTCACCGGATGCTGCTGCCATTTTAACCAGTCTGCCGGACGCATCAAAAACTTCTGCAGTCTTTATTTTTTTACCACCCTTCACAAAGAAAATGTTGCCGTCTTTATAAACCACCAACCCATCTTTGGCTACATTATCTGTACTTAAAGCAGCGGCTTGGTAGACTATTTCGAAACGGTTTTCGCTGGGTCCTACCTCTCCCATGAAAGTGTAGGATTCAGCAGATAAATCAGTAATTGTATTTAACTGATGATCTTTTAAGTAGATTTTTTGAGTCGAAGAAAAAATACCTTCCGGCTGCAATACACTAATGCTGTATTGCCCTTTCGAGGCGATTTTAGCACCTAGCATTATTTTATCTGAGACCTTGAAGTCGGAAGATTTTCCTTGAATAACCAGCTTATCATCACCCAGCACAGAATAAAATTGATTAGGACCCATCGATAAAACTGCGGCATCGTAATCACTGTCACGACCGTCAGAAGCGCCATCTACGTACCCAATTAACTGAGTCTTGTATAGATTTTCAGGCGAGGTAAGTGCGAGCCAGAAACGGTTTTTATCACTGATTTCTTTTTTATAAAATGTTGCTGCCGTTGCCCCGCGTAATTGCTGACCGCCAGTATAAGTATTTTCAAAATTTAAGGTACCTGATGCTTTACTGCGTACAATGAACCCCATTCCCACGGCTATATTTCCTGAAAGCGAAGGATTTTCACCACCCAGACTGCTATAGGTCACATAATTGCTTTGGTTGTACGCTGATCCCTGCTGCACAGGTGGAGTATCCACCTTGTTATTCCAGCGATAAAGGATTCCATCGATAAGAGCTGCATTATTTGCCTGTAAAATATCAAAATTAATAGCAGAAGGATAGGGATTGCCAACCAGGTTATAGCCGTTGCCGGTTTTTGTAACCGCAGCGCCAAAAAATCCATTGTTAGGTGCGCCAGTAAATACGTACGTTTTAGTATAAACGCCTGTCGCAACACCTGTTGTTTCGGCGCGTAGCGCATAGCCTTTTGCAGGCTTAAACACGACATCTGGCGTGGTAGCAAAATAGTCGGTTTTCTCGGTATACTGCAGGAGATTTCTCGTCGGAGTTCCTGGGGAAAAGGCTGCAATATTCTGTCCCGCCACAGGAGAACTCCAGTATACATAATCCATATTTACAGCGCCATTTTCCAATCTCATATTGGGGCTTTCAACCTTAAAGGCACCCGTACCCGAATAGGTATTTTTAGCAGGGTTTGTCTGTAGTAAATTGCCACCTGACGTGAGAGTAATCATTCCGTTATTAATAATATTATTCTCGATTGTAGCACTGGAATTCGCACCGATGGTAAGATTCGCCCCACTGTTTACCGTACAGTTGCAAGCTAAGATGTTACCATTTGTAGTGTTATAATTGCCATTGATCACCACGTTGTAGCCAGGTTTGCTTGAAGATCCAGATCCCTCGCTCCAGTTCGCTCCGTTCCAGGTATTGGCTGTACCCACGTTTACGGTAGCAGTGGCAGATGTTGCAGTATTACAGCCTGTCACTTTTACATAATAGTAAACAGTTCCCTGAACGGAAGTGGGAGGAATATAAGAATTGGCAGTTGCCGCCGGAATTGCAGTACCGCTCGTATTGTCGTTCGCTGCATTGCGGTACCATTGATAAGTTAAAGGTGCGGTACCAGAAGCAGAAACACTTAACGCGGTAGCGGTAGAACCTACGCAGTAGGCGCTCGTTGCCGCCGGCCCCGCGGTTATGACAGCGGGAGAATTAACGGTAATAGCTCCTGAAAAAGTAGTTGTTGAGCAGTTATTGGCTGTAATCGTGTAGTTAAATGTGCCGGTACTGGCCGTTGTACCACTGATGGTAATCACATTATTAGCTAAATCCGCAGAAATACCTTGGGGCAATCCAACAGTATTTATATCACTTACATTGGAAGCAGGGAGCGTGAAGGTAAAGGGTTGGTTTGCACAAACAACAGGGTTTGTCGCCGGTAAGGTAATAACGGGCGAATTATAGGTATAAGTAAACACTACTACACCACTGGCGCCATTTCCAGATATACCACTACTGCCTAAAATGCCGCTGCCGCCGCCACCGTAGTCAAAACCACTATTACCAGCGGAGCCTGCAACTGCGCCACCTCCGTTTCCACCGTAAGTACCACCTCCAAGGCCTCCAGTCAATCCCACTGGAGGCTTCCCGTTGCCCACTGAACTTCCCGCTCCGCCACCAGCTCCAGAATGCTTTCCCTGACCCCCTGTTCCAGCTGAACCACTTCCACCGCTATATTGCGTAGTGCCTACCGCACCAACAGTTGAACCGCCAGCTCCAGCGGGACCCTCATCGGAACCAACCATTCCGCCATTGGCCTTTAAAATAATTGTATTATCAAAAGTAACCGTTGAAGCTACACCACTTCTAACAGTTGCATTTTGACCACCATTTCCCCCAACTCCTGCGGCGTAATTAAATACTTTGTTAGTGGTCACCGGTACCGTAATTTCGGAGTACGCGCCACCGCCACCACCGCCTGTTCCTATAGATGCATTTCCACGATAACCTCCTGCACCACCACCACCGATAGCTCTAATTTTTACGCTCGTAACACCACAGGGCACGGTAAATGTGCCACTGCCAGTTAAAATCGTGTTTGTTTGTGCCATGAGACCACCCGAACCTACCGCCAAAATAAAGCCGGTAGCTAGGACGGTTAAACATTTACTAAGTAGATTTAATTTCATCATTTGTTATTTAAAATATTAATTTTCAGGGTATATTCTATCAATCTGAGTAGCGGTAGTTTTAAGTGTTCCATTTCAAGATTCAACCCTTTCCTCAATTAGTGGTTTTGTGACATTTATATAATTATAACCTCATTTTTAATTATTTTGCTAAACTGTAAGAATGTTAAAATAAAGGCTATCATAGTTGCACAAAGGCAAAGAGAATTTACAATTTTGTGAAACATTTCACTTTCATTAAAAAGTAGAATAATTATAAAATATCATTTATTTTTTTAAAAGTGCTATGATATACACAGGATTTCACCAACAAAATATAATAAAATATTCGTTTTAATAATTTTTTTTCAATTTGTGCACCTATCAGTCATTTACATAATATTTATCTTTTTTAATATTTAATTACACAACTCTTAATCATAATTCATTACTAACGATTTTGACAGAAACCGCTGCCTACAGCAGAACTCGGGCATTAATATGGTTAAATACCTAGAGACAAAACTAATTATAAGAATTACTAAAAAAGGAGGTGTTTTAACCCTTTTTCATCAAAACTTCAATTTGCGTTTCCATTATAATTTTGAAAGACGTCGAAAACCGTGAATTATCGCACGTATTTGTGTGTCAGTAATGCGTAATCACACTCTGTATCGTATTTTGAATCCGCAAGCGAATATTAAAAATTAAATGTTGACATTTATTAATCGCGCACTAGGAAAACCCAGAAAAATAAACCGAGGTGGATTTTTATACATCTTCCCAGTCATGTTAGGTACAACTTTCCGAGTACAGTGGAAACGCCAGCGTAAAATGAATAAATAGGAAAAGTAATTCGCCCGAGAATTACTGAATTAAAAAGAACAATAAATACATGGATAAATTTCAATCGTAATCCACGTTGAAAAAGGGGTTTTCAGGCTTGCTGAAATATTATGGCTTCTCAAAGCAGGATTTTTATCTCTGCCGTACGTTTTTTCCGGACAATAACTTTCAGTCCTACCAAAAGATATGCGCATAAATCAGTTCCCTAAAAAGGAAAGGAAGTAGAATAGCAAACCCAGTTAAAAAAAACAGCTATTCAAGCAGCAATTTTTTTATTTTCGCATCGCTAGCCGCCGCCGAGACCTTCACAATATAGATCCCTCTGGTGAATTTAGTTATATCGATCCGGGTTTCAGCCGAGTGTATTTTCGCTTTGTATATTAGCTTGCCACCCATATCAAATAGCTCCAGCAGATTACCGCCAATCTCATTCAGTCGAATCACTAGCTCGCTACCATCTCTAAAAATGATTATATCATTATTAAGCGGTTTTTTTTCGGGTACTGCTAAAGTTTTTTCTGCACGGTAGGCGATTTCAAAACGGCTACTGAATTCACCACTTTCACTAGAAAATTCGTAGGAAGTTTTGCTTATATCGGTAAGAACATTCAAGTGATTATCTATTAAATAAATTGGCTGGTCTTTCGAAAAAATTCCATCCCGGTCGATTGCTTTAATTGTGTACTGACCAGCTGAAAAATGACGGGTGCCGAGATCAATTTTATCTTCCACCGAAAAATTACTTTTACCGTTAATAACTACCTTTTCGCTCTCGGCAACGCTGAATAAGGCATCTGAAGCCTCACTGTTTGGTAGTAAACTGTCTTCCATGCCGAAACCATCATTTCCGGATTCAAAATAGACAAACCCGTTTTGTAGTTTAACACCGGAAGGTGCCGTCATTTCGAGGCGGAAGCTGTTCTGTGCAGTATACTTCCCAAAAAATTCCGTGTTATTTGCTGCTTTTTTCCGCATCGAGTTTTTATATTGTAAAGTCGCGCCCGGCTTTAACGCCCGAACCATAAAACCCTGAGAAACTTTAATGTAGCGCCCCGGCACTTTGGTGCCGGCCAAATCACCTTCTTTTTCCTTTCTGCCAGGAGCCGCAATGCCATATCCATCTGGTCCTGTCGCCGCGTTAAAGATGGCGTAGCTGTAGCCTTGATAGCCACTGCCCATCTGCGTGAAAATATCATTAATGCTGTTGTCCCAAAAATAAAAAGTAGACTCAATACTATTCGCACCAACAGAATTTTTATACAGCGCAACAATATCCATATCCGACGGGTACGGATTTCCGGCTAAATTATAGCCGTGATTGCTATCCGTCCAGTTCAAAGACAAATTAACATCTCCATTGTTGGGAACTCCTTTATATTCCGCTTCATTAAAAGCTAAACTTTCAGCCGCCAGGCCTGCATAACTTTTTATCGGCTCTTTAACACTGAAACCTTTTGCGATATCGGAGTACTCGCTTTCTTTGGCATTGACGAAATAATCTGTTTTCTCATTATATACTGTAGAATACGGAATATTTGCTGGGTTATTTCCGAAAATATATTTCATGTGCTGACCCTTGACAGGAGAAGAAACAAAATTATACTGCTTTCTTTCCGCTGACAGCTGATGAAGCCTGCGCACAGAAATGGGCGACGGATTAACCACCTGCTCAAGCTGCATCAGGTTTCCATCATTTTCAACAATGAAATTCGTCGCTGAGCCACCGTTGTTAATCACCTCCTTTCTGACCGTTAAAGTTTGGTCAGCATCAATGATTAACCTCGCGTCCAGTGCAACCTCCACATTATTGCGGACATAAACCGCGTTGCCCGACGCGAGTTTTTTCGAAGTTCCGGTTTGTAAATTTCCATTTTTACCCGAGATTTTCAGATTGAAATATCCACCGGTGGCAACATTGCTGTCATCCGATGTCAAAGGTTCAAAAGCCGTGATGATCTGGTTTCCGTCCCGGTTATATTCAATAGTAGATTGATCTTCCAAAATTATGGTTGGATTATTGGTGGAATTGATCGCAGTGGCTGTACCTCCACTAAAACCGTCCTCGTTGGCAATTTTCAACACCGCATCTTTCTTCACAGTAAATTTCCCGTTTGGCTTCAGCTCTAAACCTTTTTTGCTGGGGCCAATGGAAACATTGGTTCCGGAAACCTCCACATTCAGATAAGGCTTGTCGCGAATTACAATAGCAGCACCACCCGCAAATTCAATCACGCCGCCACTGATGTTATAAGCATTCCCTAATGGCGGCTGCGTGTCCGAGCGGAAAATTTGGTATCTGCCACCCGTCATCGTAAAGTTTCCACTCTCATTTGTTTCTTCACCAAATCCATTTCCCGCGTTATCCACCACTTTTCCTTTGAGAATCGTGAGTGTTCCTGTGGACGTCAACTTATGAATTCCCTGCGCCATGAAACTCACATCATCAGCAGCGGAAGTTTTGGTATCGAGATCAATAACAATGTTACCCGAAAGTAAATTTGCCGGAAAACCACTGCCCGATACCTGATCGACACCAGAAGCTGCAACCTGAGCAGCATTAGCCTTGCCGATGTAAAAATAATGCGCAGCAGCGCTGAAAATCCGGGTTGCTTTTGTGGAACCGATGCGTACATTTCCGCTATAGAT encodes the following:
- a CDS encoding T9SS type A sorting domain-containing protein, which gives rise to MSFTLLCLFQQAHAQEGLTIASGNEKITIGKNYTMVVGGKIENSAAAANFVVESDANLIQISESAVNVGSITVFRDSPMKKNNYTYWSSPVSGQQLGAFSPGTNSSRFYQYMQGTNQFATVTPLSSPFVPGKGYAIMAPSAYSLSSTTVFQGTFVGVPNNGDQIRFTLERGAALPSKGFNMIGNPYPSNIDFDKLYAKNQSAIFQTAYFWTNVDPNRPGSVGGNVNYSGNGYAIYNGTGGVFSVQPAGEVGVAPTNIIKVGQGFIIKAKDDANGKTITFDNTMRSTAGESHFFSKQVNTAKDRFWLKLTTPARNVNTILIGYINNASNDFEYDFDSPLMVVGSDSFYSILDDKKLGIQGRKYPLVKSDIVPLGTKHFEKGNYTVSLGDHEGIFNEGQAIYLTDLQKNITTNLSEGDYVFSSEAGEFLNRFQIVYGLQNTLGVDSNVKGGVTVYRDSEDFVVQSGVKNIVSFEVVDMIGRLIIVNKTTNAKEIRLNAGGWVAGIYIIKLTLEDGSSVTKKIRR
- a CDS encoding glycine-rich domain-containing protein; translated protein: MMKLNLLSKCLTVLATGFILAVGSGGLMAQTNTILTGSGTFTVPCGVTSVKIRAIGGGGAGGYRGNASIGTGGGGGGAYSEITVPVTTNKVFNYAAGVGGNGGQNATVRSGVASTVTFDNTIILKANGGMVGSDEGPAGAGGSTVGAVGTTQYSGGSGSAGTGGQGKHSGAGGGAGSSVGNGKPPVGLTGGLGGGTYGGNGGGAVAGSAGNSGFDYGGGGSGILGSSGISGNGASGVVVFTYTYNSPVITLPATNPVVCANQPFTFTLPASNVSDINTVGLPQGISADLANNVITISGTTASTGTFNYTITANNCSTTTFSGAITVNSPAVITAGPAATSAYCVGSTATALSVSASGTAPLTYQWYRNAANDNTSGTAIPAATANSYIPPTSVQGTVYYYVKVTGCNTATSATATVNVGTANTWNGANWSEGSGSSSKPGYNVVINGNYNTTNGNILACNCTVNSGANLTIGANSSATIENNIINNGMITLTSGGNLLQTNPAKNTYSGTGAFKVESPNMRLENGAVNMDYVYWSSPVAGQNIAAFSPGTPTRNLLQYTEKTDYFATTPDVVFKPAKGYALRAETTGVATGVYTKTYVFTGAPNNGFFGAAVTKTGNGYNLVGNPYPSAINFDILQANNAALIDGILYRWNNKVDTPPVQQGSAYNQSNYVTYSSLGGENPSLSGNIAVGMGFIVRSKASGTLNFENTYTGGQQLRGATAATFYKKEISDKNRFWLALTSPENLYKTQLIGYVDGASDGRDSDYDAAVLSMGPNQFYSVLGDDKLVIQGKSSDFKVSDKIMLGAKIASKGQYSISVLQPEGIFSSTQKIYLKDHQLNTITDLSAESYTFMGEVGPSENRFEIVYQAAALSTDNVAKDGLVVYKDGNIFFVKGGKKIKTAEVFDASGRLVKMAAASGDNLEIPAESFVSGFYVLIVKYDDGAVKTKKILK
- a CDS encoding T9SS type A sorting domain-containing protein, which encodes MKKLLLSSFAFYREHISKHQKFFGVNLLFFLLLPIGCFKAKVISAAPVAYEINDYRTVGGAGQVWSNSLIWQKFNGASWNAAGADGIPGAAATVYINGAVDTGGSRTADKIIVEANAALTVSSTMTSTALTLVKSGGSLILNAAFTNNGVFEIENNGSLLINYSSASGIAPIWNGTEKFSAGSTVTIQNWNYSAVSGANRLVQNPSQISPNADGFLFGNLITSGALTGGFYLIQGNQEVNFCKNNYTMKNTANKVIFTDGVATIHIGGNMTVDGMQLSLSATTGGNAVLNVAGTLSVLSGSLNLNQTSNSPLASLNLQGNLFVAPGANLLSTAHNSKFNFTGSGDGLAAAQTVDVSDNSNSGSSYIDFVVNSGGYVKLINRNWGLGSVSSLTINGGATLDFGFNDAGALNVIRSSTATGFATGQLFEAREGSTLKITSPEGIISGGIYSGNVRIGSTKATRIFSAAAHYFYIGKANAAQVAASGVDQVSGSGFPANLLSGNIVIDLDTKTSAADDVSFMAQGIHKLTSTGTLTILKGKVVDNAGNGFGEETNESGNFTMTGGRYQIFRSDTQPPLGNAYNISGGVIEFAGGAAIVIRDKPYLNVEVSGTNVSIGPSKKGLELKPNGKFTVKKDAVLKIANEDGFSGGTATAINSTNNPTIILEDQSTIEYNRDGNQIITAFEPLTSDDSNVATGGYFNLKISGKNGNLQTGTSKKLASGNAVYVRNNVEVALDARLIIDADQTLTVRKEVINNGGSATNFIVENDGNLMQLEQVVNPSPISVRRLHQLSAERKQYNFVSSPVKGQHMKYIFGNNPANIPYSTVYNEKTDYFVNAKESEYSDIAKGFSVKEPIKSYAGLAAESLAFNEAEYKGVPNNGDVNLSLNWTDSNHGYNLAGNPYPSDMDIVALYKNSVGANSIESTFYFWDNSINDIFTQMGSGYQGYSYAIFNAATGPDGYGIAAPGRKEKEGDLAGTKVPGRYIKVSQGFMVRALKPGATLQYKNSMRKKAANNTEFFGKYTAQNSFRLEMTAPSGVKLQNGFVYFESGNDGFGMEDSLLPNSEASDALFSVAESEKVVINGKSNFSVEDKIDLGTRHFSAGQYTIKAIDRDGIFSKDQPIYLIDNHLNVLTDISKTSYEFSSESGEFSSRFEIAYRAEKTLAVPEKKPLNNDIIIFRDGSELVIRLNEIGGNLLELFDMGGKLIYKAKIHSAETRIDITKFTRGIYIVKVSAAASDAKIKKLLLE